The DNA region GGACCAATCGCTGGACGCGTGATCGAGGCGTACGCGGCCCACGTGCGGTCGCACGGCACGCCGATTCCGACCGGGACCGTGATGGGCGCGTCAGCAGCCGCGCCGGCGACGACGTGAGCAGGCGCCGCGTTCACGCGGCGCCCGGGGGCGGATGTCGGTCGCCGATCACCAGACCGTGCGGGCGGGGTACTGCGCGACGAGCTCATCGGGCGTCGCAATCACCAGGCCGTGCACGATGGCCTGGCTGACCAGCATGCGATCGAACGGATCCGCGTGCAGCGGCGGGAGCCGCGTGAGGTGCAGCGCGGACGCCTCATCGAGTGGCAGCTCGGCCAGGCCGTGTGCCCGGCGCTGAGCGGGCACGAGCCGGTCGGGCGGCTCGGCCAGCACCAGCCGCTGCCGGCTCCACTTCAACGCGATCTCCCAGGCCGACACCACGCTGACGTACACCTCGGCGGCCGGGTCGGCGATCGAGGCGCGGAGGTGGGCCGGCAGGCGGGCCGACCCGGTGATGACCCACAGGAACGTGCAGGTGTCGAGCAGGAGCCTCACCGGCGCCTCCGGCGCCGCCCGCGACCCGTGCGCTCGAACGGCGACGAAGGGTGTTCGGCGACGACTTCGGCCGACGAATGCACGGGCGGGTAGAGCGCGCCCCCCGTGAAGCCCTCCAGATCGTCTGGCGGCAACGGCTCGAAGAAGCTGTCGGGAATCTCGACGAGGCCCTTCGCGAGGCCGATGGGGCGTGGTTCGGTGCGCTTCGCGTTCACTGGTCGAAGCTCTGCCACGGGCCGGTTCCGCTTGCAGATGACGACCGCGTCACCGGCCGCGACGCGCTCGATCAGCTCCGAAAGCTGCGCCTTCGCCTCATAAATGTTGACCATGAACATGGTCATATTGTGAGGAATACGAACGGTCCTGTCAATGCCGTTCCGAAGCTCCGGCTGGGAGGGCGGCCGTCAGCTGGGCAGGGCGGCCCGCACTTCGGGTCCAGGGTCGTACGCACACAGGGGGTCGTCGGCCATCGGGTCGCCCGTCGCGGCGAACGCGCGGGAGCGCGAGCCCCCGCACAAGGCGCGGAACTCGCAGCGCCCGCATCGGCCACCGAGCGCGTCGGGTGTGCGCAGCCTGACGAACCGCGGGTCGTGACGGTAGACGTCGACGAGCGAGTCGTGGCGAACGTTGCCACAGGTCAGCGGAAGGAAGCCGCTCGGGCAGATGTCGCCGACGTGGTCGATGAACACGAAGCCGTTGCCGTCGGTGACCGCGCGCGGTGCCTTGAGGAAGGCGCGCTTGGCCGCCACGACCTGGCCCGCGTCGACGGGAATCCCAGCCTGCACGCGCCGGAAGTGCGGCGCCTCGGTGGTCTTGATGCCGAAGCTCGTCGTCCGCGAGAGCCGGGCCAGCCAGTGCAGCACGTCCTCGCACTCGTCGGCGGTGATGGATTCGATCGCCGCGCCCCGGCCCGTCTGCACGAGGAAGAACACGGCCCAGAGGCTCACCGGCCACGTCGCGACGAGGTCGGCCATCTCGTGCAGGTGCGGCAGCGTCAGGCGGCTCACCGTCGAGTTGATCTGCAGCGGCAGGCCCAGGTCGACGATGTGGTCGATGAGCCGGCGGGTGTAGTCGAACGAGCCGCGGACGCGACGGAAGGCGTCGTGCGTCGCCGCGTCGGGGCCGTCGAGGCTCACCGCGATGCGACTGAGGCCGGCGTCCCGCAGTGCCTCCAGCCGCTGCCGGGTGGGCATCGCCGTGCCGCTCGGCGTCAGCGCCACGCTGAGGCCCAGGCTCCGCCCGTGCGCGACGAGCGGCGCGAGATCCTTGCGCCACATCGGGTCGCCGCCCGTCAGCACGACGAGCGGCGCCGGGTCGCCGAAGGCGCGCACCTGGTCCATCAGCCGACAGCCCTCCTCCGTCGTGAGCTCGCGCGGGTCGCGCCTGGCGATGGCATCGGCGCGGCAGTGCACGCACGCCAGCGCGCACGCGCGCGTCACTTCCCAGATGACGAGGAAGGGGCGATCGGCGAAATCGACCGCACCGGCGCGTGGGTCGGGCGGGCGAATGGTCTCCGTGGCAGGGGGCAGGGGCCGCATGAGTCGAGTCCGTTCCGGCGTCGGGCGCCGTGCCCAGTGTCCGTCGCACGGCACGCGGTCG from Acidobacteriota bacterium includes:
- a CDS encoding type II toxin-antitoxin system Phd/YefM family antitoxin encodes the protein MFMVNIYEAKAQLSELIERVAAGDAVVICKRNRPVAELRPVNAKRTEPRPIGLAKGLVEIPDSFFEPLPPDDLEGFTGGALYPPVHSSAEVVAEHPSSPFERTGRGRRRRRR
- a CDS encoding TIGR04053 family radical SAM/SPASM domain-containing protein — its product is MRPLPPATETIRPPDPRAGAVDFADRPFLVIWEVTRACALACVHCRADAIARRDPRELTTEEGCRLMDQVRAFGDPAPLVVLTGGDPMWRKDLAPLVAHGRSLGLSVALTPSGTAMPTRQRLEALRDAGLSRIAVSLDGPDAATHDAFRRVRGSFDYTRRLIDHIVDLGLPLQINSTVSRLTLPHLHEMADLVATWPVSLWAVFFLVQTGRGAAIESITADECEDVLHWLARLSRTTSFGIKTTEAPHFRRVQAGIPVDAGQVVAAKRAFLKAPRAVTDGNGFVFIDHVGDICPSGFLPLTCGNVRHDSLVDVYRHDPRFVRLRTPDALGGRCGRCEFRALCGGSRSRAFAATGDPMADDPLCAYDPGPEVRAALPS
- a CDS encoding type II toxin-antitoxin system VapC family toxin, producing MRLLLDTCTFLWVITGSARLPAHLRASIADPAAEVYVSVVSAWEIALKWSRQRLVLAEPPDRLVPAQRRAHGLAELPLDEASALHLTRLPPLHADPFDRMLVSQAIVHGLVIATPDELVAQYPARTVW